Proteins encoded in a region of the Loxodonta africana isolate mLoxAfr1 chromosome 22, mLoxAfr1.hap2, whole genome shotgun sequence genome:
- the LOC100664535 gene encoding olfactory receptor 5W2-like: MDGENCSPLTEFHLVGITNNPEIKATIFTLFLVVYLIILVANLGMIILIRIDSQLQTPMYFFLSHLSFCDLCYSTAVGPKMLVDLLAKEKSIFFYGCALQFFIFCIFTDSKCLLLAVMAFDRYKAISNPLLYTVNMSSRVCSVLMVEIYLVSMVDALIHTTLNFRLCFCGSNEVNHFFCDVPPLLLLSCSDTQVNELVTFTVFGFIELSTLSGVLVSYCYITPSVLKIRSAGGKFKAFSTCTSHLTAVAMFQGTILFMCFRPSSACSLDQDKMTSLFYTLVIPMLNSLVYSLRNKDVKEALEKLKNKMLF, translated from the coding sequence atggatggagAAAATTGCTCCCCCTTGACTGAATTCCACCTCGTGGGAATTACTAATAACCCTGAGATCAAAGCGACCATATTCACCTTGTTTCTGGTTGTTTACCTCATAATTCTTGTGGCAAATCTTGGGATGATCATTTTAATTAGAATTGACTCCCAGCTTCAAACTccaatgtactttttcctcagccacctctccTTCTGTGACCTCTGCTATTCCACAGCAGTTGGGCCCAAGATGCTGGTGGACCTCTTGGCCAAAgagaaatcaatttttttttatggctgtgcTCTGCAGTTCttcatcttctgtatctttacagATTCCAAGTGTCTCCTGCTGGCAGTGATGGCCTTTGATAGGTACAAGGCCATTAGCAACCCCTTGCTGTATACAGTCAACATGTCCAGCAGGGTGTGCTCCGTGCTCATGGTTGAGATTTACCTGGTGAGTATGGTGGACGCTTTGATACACACCACGTTAAATTTCCGCTTATGTTTCTGTGGGTCAAACGAAGTTAACCATTTCTTCTGTGATGTTCCTCCACTTCTGTTGCTGTCTTGTTCAGACACACAGGTCAATGAGTTAGTGACATTCACTGTTTTTGGCTTCATTGAACTGAGTACCCTTTCAGGGGTTTTAGTCTCTTACTGTTACATCACCCCCTCAGTCTTAAAGATCCGCTCTGCTGGGGGGAAGTTCAAAGCTTTCTCCACCTGCACCTCCCACTTAACTGCTGTTGCAATGTTCCAGGGAACTATACTCTTTATGTGTTTCCGGCCAAGCTCTGCCTGCTCTCTAGATCAAGACAAAATGACCTCATTGTTTTACACCCTTGTTATTCCCATGTTAAACTCCCTGGTATACAGTCTAAGGAATAAAGATGTGAAAGAAGCCCtggaaaaactaaaaaacaaaatgctGTTTTAA